The following are from one region of the Streptomyces decoyicus genome:
- a CDS encoding acyl-CoA dehydrogenase family protein, whose translation MRFLLTDEQREFARTLDGMLGASGTPAVVRAWAAGEQKPGRELWARVAAADVFALAVPERHRGVGPLPVELALSFVELGRHAVPGPLVETVAAAAFLERLGEEAGAGVWLPRIAAGDAVVSLCAGAPYALDADAADAVLVVQGDTVRRTDTHGPVQPSLDPARRLARPLGGTVVARGPAVTAAAAHAVEVARLATAAQSLGLGRALLAATVSHAERRTQFQVPIGSFQAVKHRLADTLIGLEFAQPLVYAAALALAAGAPSAGREVAAAKVAAGEAGYAAARTALQLHGALGYTEELDLSLWIRKARPLRDAWGTPADCRARVLAG comes from the coding sequence ATGCGGTTCCTCCTGACCGATGAACAGCGGGAGTTCGCCCGCACGCTGGACGGCATGCTGGGGGCGTCCGGCACGCCGGCCGTGGTGCGCGCCTGGGCGGCCGGGGAGCAGAAGCCGGGCCGTGAGCTGTGGGCGCGGGTCGCGGCGGCGGACGTGTTCGCGCTCGCCGTTCCCGAGCGGCACCGAGGGGTGGGGCCGCTTCCTGTCGAACTCGCCCTTTCCTTCGTGGAGTTGGGACGCCACGCGGTGCCGGGTCCGCTGGTGGAGACGGTGGCGGCGGCCGCGTTCCTGGAGCGTCTGGGCGAGGAGGCCGGGGCCGGGGTGTGGCTGCCGCGGATCGCCGCGGGCGACGCCGTGGTCAGCCTGTGCGCCGGAGCCCCCTACGCGCTGGACGCCGATGCCGCCGATGCCGTCCTCGTCGTCCAGGGCGACACGGTGCGCCGTACGGACACCCACGGCCCCGTGCAGCCCTCCCTCGATCCGGCCCGACGGCTGGCCCGCCCGCTCGGCGGCACCGTGGTGGCCAGGGGCCCCGCGGTGACCGCGGCCGCCGCGCACGCCGTCGAGGTCGCACGGCTCGCCACCGCGGCGCAGTCCCTCGGCCTCGGCCGGGCCCTGCTCGCGGCGACGGTGTCCCATGCCGAGCGACGCACCCAGTTCCAGGTGCCCATCGGCTCCTTCCAGGCGGTCAAGCACCGGCTGGCGGACACCCTCATCGGGCTGGAGTTCGCCCAGCCGCTGGTGTACGCGGCGGCCCTGGCGCTGGCGGCGGGCGCCCCGTCGGCAGGCAGGGAGGTGGCGGCGGCGAAGGTCGCGGCGGGCGAGGCCGGTTATGCCGCGGCGCGTACGGCACTGCAACTGCACGGCGCTCTCGGTTACACGGAGGAGCTGGACCTCTCGCTGTGGATCCGCAAGGCCCGCCCGCTGCGGGACGCGTGGGGGACTCCGGCCGACTGCCGCGCCCGTGTCCTCGCCGGCTGA
- a CDS encoding SDR family oxidoreductase: MSLALDLSGRLAVVTGGTRGVGAGIARAFLQAGAEVVVCARRPPDTPVTAAGRQAYFRALDLRDAAAVPAFFARLAADYGRLDCLVNNAGGTPYRLLGEADAARHARVVALNLLAPLTASLAAYEVMRDRPGGGSVIMIGSVSGTRPSPGTAAYGAAKAGLDHLARSMAVEWAPEVRVNTLVLGMVRTELAALHYGDEAGIAAVGATVPLGRLAEPAEIGDACVFLASDRAAYLTGASLLVHGGGERPAFLDAATVNHPTAPDATKDI, encoded by the coding sequence TTGAGCCTGGCTCTCGATCTGTCCGGGCGGCTGGCCGTCGTCACCGGCGGCACCCGGGGCGTCGGCGCCGGCATCGCCCGCGCCTTCCTCCAGGCCGGTGCGGAGGTCGTGGTCTGCGCACGACGACCACCGGACACCCCGGTCACGGCGGCCGGCCGCCAGGCGTACTTCCGCGCCCTCGACCTGCGCGACGCGGCCGCCGTACCCGCCTTCTTCGCCCGACTCGCCGCCGACTACGGCCGCTTGGACTGCCTCGTCAACAACGCAGGCGGCACGCCGTACCGGCTGCTGGGGGAGGCGGACGCCGCGCGGCACGCCCGGGTCGTCGCACTCAACCTCCTCGCGCCGCTGACCGCCTCGCTCGCCGCCTACGAGGTGATGCGGGACCGGCCGGGCGGCGGTTCGGTCATCATGATCGGCAGCGTCAGCGGCACCCGCCCCTCGCCCGGCACCGCCGCCTACGGCGCCGCCAAGGCCGGTCTGGACCACCTCGCCCGCTCCATGGCCGTCGAATGGGCCCCGGAGGTACGGGTCAACACCCTCGTCCTCGGCATGGTGCGCACCGAACTCGCCGCCCTGCACTACGGCGACGAGGCGGGTATCGCCGCCGTCGGCGCCACCGTCCCGCTCGGCCGGCTCGCCGAACCCGCCGAGATCGGCGACGCCTGCGTCTTCCTCGCCTCCGACCGCGCCGCGTATCTCACCGGCGCGAGTCTGCTCGTCCACGGCGGAGGGGAGCGCCCCGCCTTCCTCGACGCCGCCACCGTCAACCACCCCACCGCGCCCGACGCCACGAAGGACATCTGA
- a CDS encoding CoA transferase subunit A: protein MTDKTMTPEDVVSRLRSGMTLGIGGWGSRRKPMALVRALLRSDVTDLTVVSYGGPDVGLLAAAGRIRRLVAAFATLDSIPLEPHFRAARQRGAFELTEIDEAMFMWGLHAAANRLPFLPVRSGLGSDVMRVNPALKTVTSPYEDGETFVAMPALRMDAALVHLHRADRRGNGQYLGPDPYFDDLFCEAADEAYVSCERLVDGFVGAVPQTLLVKRHAVTGVVETPNGAHFTSCVPDYGRDEPFQKLYATTPWPQFAERFLSGDEKAYQSAVQTWHEEQQ, encoded by the coding sequence GTGACCGACAAGACCATGACGCCCGAGGACGTCGTCTCCCGGCTGCGCAGCGGTATGACCCTCGGCATCGGCGGCTGGGGTTCCCGCCGGAAGCCGATGGCGCTGGTGCGGGCGCTGCTCCGCTCCGATGTCACCGATCTGACCGTGGTCTCGTACGGCGGCCCCGATGTCGGTCTGCTCGCCGCCGCGGGCAGGATCCGCAGGCTCGTCGCGGCGTTCGCGACCCTCGACTCGATCCCCCTCGAACCGCATTTCCGCGCGGCCCGTCAGCGCGGCGCGTTCGAGCTGACGGAGATCGACGAGGCGATGTTCATGTGGGGCCTGCACGCCGCCGCCAACCGGCTGCCGTTCCTGCCCGTACGGTCCGGCCTCGGCTCGGACGTGATGCGCGTCAACCCCGCTCTGAAGACCGTCACGTCGCCCTACGAGGACGGCGAGACCTTCGTCGCGATGCCGGCCCTGCGCATGGACGCGGCGCTGGTCCACCTCCACCGTGCCGACCGGCGCGGAAACGGCCAGTACCTCGGCCCCGACCCGTACTTCGACGACCTGTTCTGCGAGGCCGCGGACGAGGCATATGTCTCCTGCGAGCGGCTCGTGGACGGCTTCGTCGGGGCCGTCCCGCAGACCCTCCTGGTCAAGCGGCACGCGGTCACCGGCGTCGTCGAGACCCCGAACGGCGCGCACTTCACCTCCTGCGTCCCGGACTACGGCCGCGACGAGCCCTTCCAGAAGCTCTATGCGACCACGCCTTGGCCGCAGTTCGCCGAGCGGTTCCTGTCCGGGGACGAGAAGGCCTACCAGTCCGCAGTCCAGACCTGGCACGAGGAGCAGCAGTGA
- a CDS encoding SDR family oxidoreductase, protein MTPPPYVPGHHLLDGRTAVITAAAGAGIGGATARRFLEEGASVVLGDAHTRRLKETTEALAEEFGAAKVASLPCDVTDEDQVDALLASAEERHGRLDIVVNNAGLGGTADLVEMTDAQWAKVLDVTLNGTFRCTRAALRRMKDTGSGGVIVNNASVVGWRAQRGQAHYAAAKAGVMALTRCAAMEAAEYGVRINAVAPSLAMHPHLAKVTTPELLAELTEREAFGRYAEPWEVANVIVFLAGDYASYMTGETVSVSSQHA, encoded by the coding sequence ATGACACCGCCCCCCTACGTGCCCGGCCACCACCTGCTCGACGGCCGGACCGCCGTCATCACCGCGGCCGCCGGAGCCGGCATCGGCGGTGCCACCGCCCGCAGATTCCTGGAGGAAGGCGCCAGTGTCGTCCTCGGCGACGCCCATACGCGCCGGCTGAAAGAGACCACCGAGGCGCTCGCGGAGGAGTTCGGCGCCGCCAAGGTCGCGTCCCTGCCCTGCGATGTCACCGACGAGGACCAGGTCGACGCCCTGCTGGCGAGCGCCGAGGAGCGCCATGGGCGCCTCGACATCGTGGTCAACAACGCCGGGCTCGGCGGCACCGCCGACCTCGTCGAGATGACCGACGCACAGTGGGCCAAGGTCCTCGATGTGACCCTGAACGGCACCTTCCGCTGCACCCGGGCCGCCCTGCGCCGGATGAAGGACACCGGCAGCGGCGGCGTGATCGTCAACAATGCCTCGGTGGTCGGCTGGCGTGCCCAGCGCGGCCAGGCCCACTACGCCGCGGCCAAGGCCGGGGTGATGGCGCTGACCCGGTGCGCGGCCATGGAGGCCGCCGAGTACGGCGTGCGGATCAACGCGGTCGCCCCCAGCCTCGCGATGCACCCGCACCTGGCGAAGGTGACCACGCCCGAGCTGCTGGCGGAGCTCACCGAGCGGGAGGCGTTCGGCCGCTACGCCGAACCATGGGAAGTCGCCAATGTCATCGTCTTCCTGGCCGGCGACTACGCCTCGTACATGACCGGGGAAACGGTGTCCGTCAGCTCCCAGCATGCGTGA
- a CDS encoding enoyl-CoA hydratase family protein has protein sequence MGVSTSEPDQGIAVITADFPPVNALPVQGWYDLAAAVRAAGRDPAVRCVVLTAEGRGFNAGVDIKEMQRDTAAGGHGALIGANRGCAEAFSAVYECEVPVVAAVHGFCLGGGIGLVGNADAIVASDDATFGLPELDRGALGAATHLARLVPQHLMRALYYTSRTATAAELQAHGSVWKVVPRAELRDAARDLAHEIAQKDGFLLRLAKAALNGIDPVDVRRSYRFEQGFTFEANLSGVADRVRDTFGAPGGTPTKGA, from the coding sequence ATGGGTGTCTCCACCTCCGAGCCGGACCAGGGCATCGCCGTCATCACCGCCGACTTCCCTCCGGTCAACGCCCTTCCCGTACAGGGCTGGTACGACCTCGCCGCGGCCGTGCGCGCGGCCGGCCGTGACCCCGCCGTCCGCTGCGTCGTGCTGACCGCGGAGGGCCGCGGCTTCAACGCGGGGGTCGACATCAAGGAGATGCAGCGGGACACCGCAGCCGGCGGGCACGGTGCCCTGATCGGCGCCAACCGCGGCTGTGCCGAGGCGTTTTCGGCGGTCTACGAGTGCGAGGTCCCCGTCGTCGCGGCGGTGCACGGCTTCTGTCTGGGCGGTGGCATCGGCCTCGTCGGGAACGCGGATGCCATCGTGGCCAGCGACGACGCCACCTTCGGGCTTCCGGAGCTGGACCGCGGCGCGCTCGGCGCGGCCACCCATCTGGCCCGGCTCGTCCCGCAGCACCTGATGCGCGCGCTCTACTACACCTCACGGACCGCCACCGCCGCCGAACTCCAGGCACACGGTTCCGTCTGGAAGGTCGTCCCGCGCGCCGAACTGCGCGATGCGGCACGGGACTTGGCGCACGAGATCGCACAGAAGGACGGCTTTCTCCTCCGTCTGGCCAAGGCCGCCCTCAACGGCATCGACCCCGTCGACGTACGGCGCAGCTACCGCTTCGAGCAGGGCTTCACCTTCGAGGCGAACCTCAGCGGAGTCGCCGACCGCGTCCGCGACACCTTCGGTGCGCCGGGCGGCACACCGACGAAAGGGGCCTGA
- a CDS encoding NAD(P)H-dependent flavin oxidoreductase — protein METPLTKLVGVRHPLVQTGMGWVAGPRLVSATANAGALGILASATMTVGQLRSAVREVASRTDAPFGVNLRADAADAGERVRLLVEEGVRVASFALAPSRELIARLKDAGVVVIPSVGARRHAEKVAAWGADAVVVQGGEGGGHTGSVATSVLLPQVVDAVDIPVIAAGGFFDGRGLVAALAYGAAGVAMGTRFLLTSDSTVPQAVQDRYLAADAKDITVTTKVDGLPHRMLRSELVEALERSGRTTALLQAVRRAASFRKLSGLSWAQLVRDGLAMKHGRELSWSQVLLAANTPMLLKASMVDGRTDLGVMASGQVAGVIEDLPSCAELVDRIMAEARATLAALPVTQS, from the coding sequence ATCGAGACGCCGCTGACGAAGCTGGTCGGGGTGCGCCACCCCCTCGTGCAGACCGGCATGGGGTGGGTGGCGGGGCCCCGGCTGGTCTCGGCGACGGCCAACGCGGGCGCACTCGGGATTCTCGCCTCGGCCACGATGACCGTCGGGCAACTGCGCTCGGCGGTCCGCGAGGTCGCGTCCCGTACGGATGCGCCCTTCGGGGTCAACCTGCGGGCGGACGCGGCAGACGCGGGCGAGCGGGTGCGCCTGCTGGTGGAGGAGGGCGTACGGGTCGCCTCGTTCGCCCTGGCCCCCTCGCGTGAGCTGATCGCCCGGCTGAAGGACGCGGGTGTCGTCGTCATCCCGTCCGTCGGTGCCCGCCGCCATGCCGAGAAGGTCGCCGCCTGGGGCGCGGACGCGGTCGTCGTCCAGGGCGGGGAGGGCGGCGGCCACACCGGGAGCGTCGCCACGAGCGTGCTGCTTCCGCAGGTCGTGGACGCGGTCGACATCCCGGTGATCGCGGCGGGCGGCTTCTTCGACGGCCGGGGCCTGGTCGCGGCGCTCGCCTACGGCGCGGCCGGTGTCGCCATGGGCACCCGCTTTCTGCTGACGTCGGACAGCACCGTGCCGCAGGCCGTGCAGGACCGCTATCTGGCGGCGGACGCCAAGGACATCACCGTCACCACCAAGGTCGACGGGCTGCCGCACCGGATGCTGCGCAGCGAGCTGGTCGAGGCGCTGGAGCGGTCCGGGCGCACCACCGCGCTGCTCCAAGCAGTCCGCCGGGCCGCATCGTTCAGGAAGCTGTCCGGCCTGAGCTGGGCACAGCTGGTCCGCGACGGCCTGGCGATGAAACACGGCAGGGAACTCTCCTGGAGCCAGGTCCTGCTGGCCGCGAACACCCCGATGCTGCTGAAGGCGTCGATGGTCGACGGCCGTACCGATCTGGGGGTGATGGCCTCCGGCCAGGTCGCCGGGGTGATCGAGGATCTGCCGTCCTGCGCGGAACTCGTCGACCGGATCATGGCCGAGGCGCGCGCGACACTGGCCGCGCTGCCGGTCACGCAATCCTGA
- a CDS encoding PadR family transcriptional regulator, producing MTEKKAGAVDTGDAEQPALPATSWAVLGLLSFGEELSGYDLKKWSDWSLHFFYWSPSFSQIYGELKRLEKVGYVSSRMVAQETGNRDKRVYVITDEGMAAVRHWAREAPVEPPVLKHGVMLRLWLGHLLEADRMREVLGRHREYAETMRQRAEVDVAGAHADEAWAYPSLVLKWSERYYTAERDLADAMLADLEERDRRHL from the coding sequence GTGACGGAGAAGAAGGCGGGCGCCGTGGACACCGGGGACGCGGAGCAGCCTGCGCTGCCGGCCACCAGTTGGGCGGTGCTGGGCCTGCTCTCCTTCGGTGAGGAGCTCTCCGGCTACGACCTGAAGAAGTGGTCGGACTGGTCGCTGCACTTCTTCTACTGGAGCCCGTCCTTCAGCCAGATCTACGGCGAACTGAAGCGGCTGGAGAAGGTGGGCTACGTCAGCTCCCGGATGGTCGCCCAGGAGACCGGCAACCGCGACAAGCGGGTCTATGTGATCACCGACGAGGGGATGGCGGCGGTCCGCCACTGGGCGCGCGAGGCGCCGGTGGAACCTCCCGTCCTCAAGCACGGGGTGATGCTGCGGCTGTGGCTCGGTCATCTGCTGGAGGCCGACCGGATGCGTGAAGTGCTGGGCCGCCACCGGGAGTACGCGGAGACGATGCGGCAGCGCGCCGAGGTGGACGTCGCGGGCGCCCACGCCGATGAGGCCTGGGCCTACCCCTCGCTCGTCCTGAAGTGGTCGGAGCGGTACTACACCGCCGAGCGGGATCTGGCCGATGCCATGCTGGCCGACCTGGAGGAGAGGGACCGCAGGCACCTGTAG
- a CDS encoding acyl-CoA dehydrogenase family protein, translated as MDLEVSAADQEFRTEARDWLVRHVPAEPLPSLETAEGFAAHREWEHRLSADRWSVVSWPEEYGGRGASLLQWLLFEEEYYAAGAPGRVGQNGINLLAPTLFEHGTAAQRARILGPMARGEVIWAQAWSEPEAGSDLASLRSTAVRTDGGWLLNGQKTWSSRAAFADRAFGLFRSHPDTARPHQGLSYLMFPLDAPGVTVRPLGRLDGKPAFAELFLDDVFVPDADVLGEPGQGWRVAMSTAGNERGLTLRSPGRFTAAAERLAALWREAPGAADPALAARVADALIGARAYQLFTYANASRLAAGGSIGAESSLNKVFWSELDIALHETALDLLGPYGMLADDADEAPAHGSWAEGYTFSLAGPVYAGTNEIQRDIVAERLLGLPKGRR; from the coding sequence ATGGACCTCGAAGTCAGCGCCGCGGACCAGGAGTTCCGCACCGAGGCCCGCGACTGGCTCGTCCGGCACGTACCCGCCGAACCGCTGCCGTCGCTGGAGACCGCGGAGGGTTTCGCCGCCCACCGGGAGTGGGAGCACCGGCTCTCCGCGGACCGCTGGTCGGTCGTCTCCTGGCCCGAGGAGTACGGCGGCAGGGGCGCCTCGCTCCTGCAGTGGCTGCTCTTCGAGGAGGAGTACTACGCCGCGGGCGCCCCGGGGCGGGTCGGCCAGAACGGCATCAACCTCCTCGCCCCCACCCTCTTCGAGCACGGCACCGCCGCCCAACGCGCCCGCATCCTCGGCCCCATGGCCCGCGGCGAGGTCATCTGGGCGCAGGCCTGGTCGGAGCCGGAGGCGGGATCGGATCTGGCGTCGCTGCGCTCGACCGCCGTACGGACCGACGGCGGCTGGCTGCTGAACGGGCAGAAGACCTGGTCCTCCCGGGCCGCCTTCGCCGATCGCGCCTTCGGGCTGTTCCGCAGCCACCCGGACACCGCCCGGCCGCACCAGGGGCTCAGCTATCTGATGTTCCCGCTGGACGCACCGGGCGTGACGGTACGCCCCCTCGGCCGCCTGGACGGCAAGCCGGCCTTCGCCGAACTCTTCCTCGATGACGTCTTCGTGCCGGATGCGGACGTCCTCGGGGAGCCGGGGCAGGGCTGGCGGGTCGCGATGAGCACCGCGGGCAACGAACGCGGCCTGACGCTGCGCAGTCCGGGCCGCTTCACCGCGGCCGCCGAGCGGCTGGCCGCGCTGTGGCGCGAGGCTCCCGGGGCGGCGGACCCGGCCCTGGCCGCGCGGGTGGCCGACGCGCTGATCGGCGCCCGCGCGTACCAGCTCTTCACCTATGCCAACGCCTCCCGGCTCGCCGCCGGCGGGTCGATCGGCGCCGAGTCCAGCCTGAACAAGGTCTTCTGGTCCGAGCTGGACATCGCCCTGCACGAGACCGCCCTGGACCTGCTCGGCCCGTACGGCATGCTCGCCGACGACGCCGACGAGGCACCCGCGCACGGGAGTTGGGCCGAGGGGTACACCTTCTCGCTCGCCGGCCCGGTCTATGCCGGCACCAACGAGATCCAGCGCGACATCGTCGCCGAGCGACTGCTCGGCCTGCCGAAGGGGCGCAGGTGA
- a CDS encoding acetyl-CoA C-acetyltransferase — MSEAYIVDAVRTPVGKKGGGLSAVHPADLGAHVLTALMARSGADPAAVEDVVFGCLDTVGPQAGDIARTCWLAAGLPEEVPGVTVDRQCGSSQQAVHFAAQGVLSGTQDLVVAGGVQNMSQIPIAFASRQAAAPLGLTEGPFAGSAGWRARYGEAPVNQFHGAELIAAKWHLSREDMEEFALRSHQRAVRALDEGRFDREIVPFGEVTADEGPRRTTSLEQMAGLRPVVEGGRLTAAVSSQVSDGAAAMLLASERAVAEHGLTPRARIHHLSVRGEDPIRMLSAPIPATAYALKKAGMPIDAIDLVEINEAFAPVVLAWLKETGADPERVNVNGGAIALGHPLGATGVRLMTTLLHELERTGGRFGLQTMCEGGGQANVTIIERL; from the coding sequence ATGTCCGAGGCCTATATCGTCGACGCGGTCCGCACCCCGGTGGGCAAGAAGGGCGGCGGTCTGTCGGCCGTCCACCCCGCCGACCTGGGCGCGCATGTGCTGACGGCGCTGATGGCGCGCAGCGGGGCCGATCCGGCCGCCGTCGAGGATGTCGTGTTCGGCTGCCTGGACACCGTGGGCCCGCAGGCCGGGGACATCGCCCGGACGTGCTGGCTGGCCGCCGGCCTGCCCGAGGAGGTGCCCGGCGTCACCGTCGACCGCCAGTGCGGCTCCTCGCAGCAGGCCGTGCACTTCGCGGCGCAGGGGGTGCTCTCCGGCACCCAGGACCTGGTCGTCGCGGGCGGTGTGCAGAACATGTCGCAGATCCCGATCGCCTTCGCCAGCCGGCAGGCCGCCGCTCCGCTGGGGCTGACCGAGGGCCCGTTCGCCGGGTCCGCGGGCTGGCGGGCCCGCTACGGCGAGGCGCCCGTCAACCAGTTCCACGGCGCCGAACTCATCGCCGCCAAGTGGCACCTCTCCCGTGAGGACATGGAGGAGTTCGCGCTCCGCTCGCACCAACGGGCCGTCCGCGCCCTCGACGAGGGCCGCTTCGACCGCGAGATCGTCCCCTTCGGGGAGGTCACCGCCGACGAAGGGCCGCGCCGCACCACCTCGTTGGAGCAGATGGCCGGGCTGCGGCCGGTCGTCGAGGGCGGCCGGCTGACCGCGGCGGTCTCCTCGCAGGTCTCCGACGGCGCGGCCGCCATGCTCCTCGCCTCCGAGCGGGCGGTGGCCGAGCACGGCCTCACCCCGCGGGCCCGTATCCACCATCTGTCGGTGCGCGGCGAGGACCCGATCCGGATGCTGTCCGCCCCGATCCCGGCGACGGCGTATGCGCTGAAGAAGGCGGGCATGCCGATCGACGCCATCGACCTGGTCGAGATCAACGAGGCGTTCGCGCCCGTGGTGCTGGCCTGGCTGAAGGAGACCGGCGCCGACCCCGAGCGGGTCAACGTCAACGGCGGTGCCATCGCCCTCGGCCATCCGCTCGGCGCGACCGGCGTCCGGCTGATGACGACGCTGCTGCACGAACTGGAGCGCACCGGCGGCCGGTTCGGGCTCCAGACCATGTGTGAGGGCGGCGGCCAGGCCAACGTCACCATCATCGAGCGACTCTGA
- a CDS encoding SDR family oxidoreductase has protein sequence MTGTGICTGRVAALTGAGRGLGRAHALALAAEGAQVVVNDLGVAPDGAGSSAGPAQQVADEIRARGGRAVAHTGDITTTDGAASLVATALDAFGRLDTLVNNAGFLRDRMLVNLDEDDWDAVIRVHLKGHFLPLRHAAAHWRAEAKAGRRPDARIINTSSGAGLLGSVGQGNYSAAKAGILGLTLVAAAELARYGVQVNALAPAARTRMTERTFAGTMAAPAEGEFDAMAPENVSPLVVWLASADSAGVTGRVFEAEAGRITVMEGWRPGPTADRKSRWTPAEAGEAARELLAAAGTPQPVYGTR, from the coding sequence ATGACCGGCACGGGGATCTGCACGGGACGCGTGGCCGCCCTCACCGGAGCCGGCCGTGGCCTCGGCCGCGCCCACGCCCTGGCCCTCGCCGCCGAAGGCGCCCAGGTCGTGGTGAACGACCTCGGGGTGGCTCCCGACGGAGCCGGCTCCTCGGCCGGTCCGGCCCAGCAGGTCGCCGACGAGATCCGGGCCCGCGGCGGCCGGGCCGTCGCCCACACCGGCGACATCACCACCACCGACGGCGCGGCCTCGCTCGTCGCCACCGCCCTGGACGCCTTCGGGCGCCTCGACACCCTCGTCAACAACGCCGGCTTCCTGCGCGACCGGATGCTGGTCAACCTCGACGAGGACGACTGGGACGCCGTCATCCGGGTTCACCTCAAGGGCCACTTCCTGCCACTGCGGCACGCCGCGGCGCACTGGCGGGCCGAGGCCAAGGCCGGCCGCAGGCCCGACGCCCGGATCATCAACACCAGTTCGGGCGCCGGTCTGCTCGGCAGCGTCGGCCAGGGCAACTACTCCGCCGCCAAGGCCGGCATCCTCGGCCTCACCCTCGTCGCCGCCGCCGAACTGGCCCGCTACGGCGTCCAGGTCAACGCCCTCGCACCGGCGGCCCGTACCCGTATGACCGAGCGGACCTTCGCCGGGACGATGGCGGCGCCCGCCGAGGGGGAGTTCGACGCGATGGCCCCGGAGAACGTCTCCCCGCTGGTGGTCTGGCTGGCCTCGGCCGACAGCGCCGGGGTCACCGGCCGGGTCTTCGAGGCCGAGGCGGGCCGGATCACCGTGATGGAGGGGTGGCGCCCCGGCCCCACCGCGGACCGGAAGAGTCGCTGGACACCGGCCGAGGCGGGCGAGGCCGCCCGCGAACTGCTGGCAGCGGCCGGGACCCCACAGCCGGTGTACGGCACGCGGTGA
- a CDS encoding CoA-transferase subunit beta produces MSATTTTTRAEYCAIACADAWRDNGEVLASPMGLIPSIGARLAQRTFSPDLLLTDGEAMIVCLDGAAEGWLPYRQHLTMVSGGRRHVMMGASQLDRFGNQNISCIGDWQRPARQLLGVRGAPVNTLNNPVSYWVPTHSKRVFVEKVDMISGVGYDSAAAAGPSATRYHRIPRVVSDLGVFDFATPNRTMRLASVHPGVTVEEVQEATGFALALPDEVPPTREPTPTELRLIRTVLDPEGRRDREVPTP; encoded by the coding sequence GTGAGCGCCACCACCACGACGACCCGTGCCGAGTACTGCGCGATCGCCTGCGCCGACGCCTGGCGCGACAACGGCGAGGTGCTCGCGAGCCCGATGGGCCTGATCCCGTCGATCGGCGCCCGGCTCGCCCAGCGCACCTTCTCCCCCGATCTGCTCCTCACCGACGGTGAGGCGATGATCGTCTGCCTCGACGGGGCGGCCGAGGGCTGGCTGCCCTACCGTCAGCACCTCACCATGGTCTCCGGCGGCCGGCGCCATGTGATGATGGGCGCAAGCCAGCTCGACCGCTTCGGCAACCAGAACATCTCCTGCATCGGCGACTGGCAGCGGCCCGCCCGCCAGCTCCTCGGCGTCCGCGGCGCACCGGTCAACACCCTCAACAATCCGGTGAGTTACTGGGTGCCGACGCACTCGAAGCGGGTCTTCGTCGAGAAGGTCGACATGATCAGCGGGGTCGGGTACGACAGCGCGGCCGCCGCCGGACCGTCCGCGACCCGCTACCACCGCATTCCCCGTGTCGTCTCCGACCTCGGCGTCTTCGACTTCGCGACCCCCAACCGCACCATGCGCCTGGCCTCCGTACATCCCGGAGTCACGGTCGAGGAGGTCCAGGAGGCCACCGGGTTCGCGCTGGCGCTGCCCGACGAGGTGCCCCCCACCCGGGAGCCCACTCCGACCGAACTGCGGCTGATCCGTACGGTCCTCGACCCGGAGGGGCGGCGCGACCGCGAGGTGCCGACGCCATGA